From Polaribacter haliotis:
AAACCATCTGTATTTACTTCTTTTAGAATTCTTCTACAGGTATCACAAGTTTGCAAAAAATAGACTTTCTTCATTATTTATATCATTATATTTACAGTCCAAAATTAACAATAAAAATGAAGAAACAATTCCATATTTTAAGAAAATCGAGAGCTTTAACTTTAAAAACAATTGAAGGCTTAACGTTAGAGCAATTAAATAAAATACCTGAAGGTTTTAAAAATAACATTGCTTGGAATATTGCACATTTAGTAGTTACACAACAATTATTACATTACAAATTATCTGGCTTAAACTGTTTATGTCCAGATGAATTAATTGAAACACATAGAAAAGGAACTTTTCCAACAAAAGATTTTACACAAGAAGAATTTGATGAGGTTTTAGACCTTTTTGCAGGTTTACCAGATACGTTAGAAGAAGATTATGAAGCTGGAATTTTTAAGGAATATCGAGAATATCCTACAAGTACAGGTGTAGATTTAGATTCTATGGACATGGCTATTCCTTTTAATAATTTTCATGAAGGTTTACATGTTGGAATTATTTTTTCAATTAAAAAGTTTATATAATTTTCTATGGATTATTTTCTAATTGCCACTGTTTTAATAGTGCTTTCTGCAGTTTTCGGTTATATAAATACCAAATTTTTAAAGCTACCAACCACAATTGGTTTAATGCTGATAACCATTGTTTTTACACTGGCTGTTTTTGTGTTAAGCTATTTTGATGATACTTTATTAATCAAAGAAAGAGAATTGATTACAAGTATCGATTTTAAAACAGTTTTATTAGATGTAATGTTGAGTTTTCTATTGTTTGCAGGTGCTTTACATACTAATTTTCAGCAATTAAAAATTCAAAGAAAACCAGTTTTAATTTTCGCGACTCTTGGAACTTTAATTTCTACTTTTTTAGCAGGATTTTTCGTTTTTTATGTATTAAAAATGATTCATTTAGATGTCGACTTTATCTATTGCCTATTATTTGGGGCATTAATTTCGCCAACAGATCCAATAGCCGTTTTAGGAATTATGAAAAAAGTAGGCGCTCCCAAAAATTTGGAAACCAAAATTGTTGGAGAATCGCTTTTTAATGATGGAGTTGGAGTTGTTATTTTTTTAACAATCTATCAAATTGCAAAAGGAGGAACAGAAATTTCTGCAGGTCATATAGCAGAATTATTTTTTGTTGAAGTTGCAGGAGGAATTATTTTAGGGTTGTTAATTGGTTGGATAACTTATAGATTATTAAAAAGTATAGACGAATATGATACTGAAGTAATTATAACATTAGCTGCAGTTATGGGTGGAACTTTAATTGCACAAAAATTACATGTTTCTGCACCTTTAGCAATGGTAACAGCTGGTTTAATTGTAGGTACAGATACTGTAAGGAAATCTTCTATGAGCGTTATTACAGAACAATATGTAGATAAGTTTTGGGAGTTGTTAGACGTACTTTTAAACACCATTCTTTTTGTAATGATTGGAATGGAAATTTTAGTTTTAACTTTTGATGCAACCTACATTTTAGCAGGTTTTATTATAATTCCTGTGTTGCTTTTAGCAAGATATATTTCTTTGTTATTGCCGATAAAAATCTACGCAAAGAAATTAGATTTTGTTCCAAAAACGAATTTAATTATGACTTGGGGAGGTTTACGTGGTGGAATTTCAATTGCATTAGCGTTAAGTCTTACAAGTGATATGGAACGAGATTTGTTTTTAGTAATTACTTATATTGTTGTTGTGTTTTCAATTTTAATACAAGGATTAACAGTAGGTAAATTAATAAAGAAGTACGCAAAAGAAACAGAGATAATAGAAGTAACTTCACATTAAATAATTTCTATAGAATGAAGTTTAATACCAAAACAATTCACGGAGGTCAAAAACCAGAAGAAAAAACTGGGGCTGTTGTGCCACCTATATTTCAAACTTCTACGTTTTCACAATTTAGTGCTGGAGAAAATCAAGAATATAGTTATTCCAGAGGTTCAAACCCTACAAGAACTGCGTTGGAAAAAAGTTTGGCTTCTTTAGAAAACGGAACACATGGTTTTGCTTTTTCCTCTGGTTTAGCTGCAATAGATTGTGTTTTAAGAACATTAAAACCCGGTGACGAAATTATAGCAGGAAACGATTTGTATGGAGGAACTTACAGGTTATTTACAAAATTATTCGAAAAATACGGATTGGAATTTACATACGTAAATATGGATTCTGATAAGGATATTTTAAATGCAATTTCTGAAAATACAAAATTAGTTTGGTTAGAAACACCAACAAACCCCACATTAAAAATAGTAGATATTGAAGCAATTTGTGTTGCAGTAAAAAATGTGAATACAGATATTTTAATTGGAGTAGATAATACATTTGCAACGCCATATTTACAACAACCTTTAAATTTAGGAGCAGATATTGTAATGCATTCTGCAACAAAATATTTAGGAGGGCATTCCGATTTAATAATGGGAGCTTTAGTTGTAAAAGATGCAAAATTAGCAGAAGAAATTCATTTTATACAATTTGCAGCAGGTGCAATTGCAGGGCCAATGGATTCTTTTTTAGCATTAAGAGGCATAAAAACTTTGCATATTAGAATGCAGCGTCATTGTGAAAATGCTATTGAAGTTGCTCAGTTTTTAAAAAATCATCCGAAAGTTGGTGCTGTTTATTTTCCGGGTTTAAATGACCATCCAAATCATGAGATTGCTAAAAAACAAATGAAGAATTTTGGTGGTGTTGTTTCATTTACTCTAAAGGATGAAAGCAAAGATGCCACTTTTAAATTTTTAGAAAATATAAAACTTTTTACCTTGGCAGAATCTTTAGGAGGTGTGGAAAGTATGGTAAATCATTCAGCAACAATGTCTCATGCATCAGTTACAAAAGAAGCGCGTTTAAAAATGGGAATAACAGATTCTTTAATGCGTTTAAGTGTTGGAATTGAAGATATAGAGGATTTGTTAGCAGATTTAGAGAAGGCTTTAAAGTTAAAATAATAATTGATTTAGTTTTTTTAAGGGATTGAGTAAGTGCGTTAGGGATTGAAATGACATCCTTTTTGCTTTTTTGC
This genomic window contains:
- a CDS encoding DinB family protein, producing MKKQFHILRKSRALTLKTIEGLTLEQLNKIPEGFKNNIAWNIAHLVVTQQLLHYKLSGLNCLCPDELIETHRKGTFPTKDFTQEEFDEVLDLFAGLPDTLEEDYEAGIFKEYREYPTSTGVDLDSMDMAIPFNNFHEGLHVGIIFSIKKFI
- a CDS encoding cation:proton antiporter, which translates into the protein MDYFLIATVLIVLSAVFGYINTKFLKLPTTIGLMLITIVFTLAVFVLSYFDDTLLIKERELITSIDFKTVLLDVMLSFLLFAGALHTNFQQLKIQRKPVLIFATLGTLISTFLAGFFVFYVLKMIHLDVDFIYCLLFGALISPTDPIAVLGIMKKVGAPKNLETKIVGESLFNDGVGVVIFLTIYQIAKGGTEISAGHIAELFFVEVAGGIILGLLIGWITYRLLKSIDEYDTEVIITLAAVMGGTLIAQKLHVSAPLAMVTAGLIVGTDTVRKSSMSVITEQYVDKFWELLDVLLNTILFVMIGMEILVLTFDATYILAGFIIIPVLLLARYISLLLPIKIYAKKLDFVPKTNLIMTWGGLRGGISIALALSLTSDMERDLFLVITYIVVVFSILIQGLTVGKLIKKYAKETEIIEVTSH
- a CDS encoding cystathionine gamma-synthase codes for the protein MKFNTKTIHGGQKPEEKTGAVVPPIFQTSTFSQFSAGENQEYSYSRGSNPTRTALEKSLASLENGTHGFAFSSGLAAIDCVLRTLKPGDEIIAGNDLYGGTYRLFTKLFEKYGLEFTYVNMDSDKDILNAISENTKLVWLETPTNPTLKIVDIEAICVAVKNVNTDILIGVDNTFATPYLQQPLNLGADIVMHSATKYLGGHSDLIMGALVVKDAKLAEEIHFIQFAAGAIAGPMDSFLALRGIKTLHIRMQRHCENAIEVAQFLKNHPKVGAVYFPGLNDHPNHEIAKKQMKNFGGVVSFTLKDESKDATFKFLENIKLFTLAESLGGVESMVNHSATMSHASVTKEARLKMGITDSLMRLSVGIEDIEDLLADLEKALKLK